A segment of the Chaetodon trifascialis isolate fChaTrf1 chromosome 2, fChaTrf1.hap1, whole genome shotgun sequence genome:
AGGCCCCGTACTCCAGAGACGTCCccgacacagacacacataaacttAATTTCATAACATTTCACTTGCGCCTTCAGAATTTTCCTGAATCATTGCCACCACTGCAACATTAATTTACCATCACTTTTCAGTAAGCTCCTGTCACACACCcatgcactcactcactcacacacacacacacacacacacacacacacacacacacgcctcttATTTAAGTCAGAAGAGTTGGACTCCTCTTAATTAGGAAAACAGCCTGACCTGATGCAGCGAGAGGAAGGTCTAGCATCAGCAGcgtgtagagccagaatattttcacactgAACTCTGTGGATTAAGGTTTTATTTTGACCGAACTGGTGTTGGTAATTGTTgcaacagtggaaagacaaaccaGGATGGTTTGAGTTTTAATTTGGTTTGTCAAATTGGAGCATGTTTTACAATGAGTTAGTGGGGCAATTAAGCCAGTAAAATAGAGAAACTTCAATTCagaaggtgtttttttgtttattaagGCAAATAGGTGTAAGAATAATTCCCAACTTgacattttgtgcatgtttgcttATTAGACTATAAAATGTGGGAAACTCGGCACTTGCATATTACAGCATATTATAACATATATGCTGTAATATATATTGGgtgcaatatatatatattgcacaTATTGCACCGTTAAGCAGCACtgactcagacaaacacacacagacacacagagtaCCTGGCTGCTTTGGGGGTCGTGGTAGACCTGATTACGGGTGGAGAGCAGGACGCAGTCGTGCGCTGTGGTCTTCTCAGTCCGTGGAGCGCTGGGGTCACCATCATCTACACCACTGGCCTTGCACCTCATactcctcacacacagcacCTGCAGGGCCACAACAACAATTATCTGTAAAGGCTGTGAAGATACACTGGAAATGTCCACGAGCAACAAGAGCCATTGAGTTGAAGGTCCAGTGACTGCatgcacataataagataaGAAAAAAGTGTTTGAGCGGCCTGCATTAATAGGACACACTAATACACAGTAAAGGACTCGGAATTAAGTTAAAGCCACCATCTCTGAATCTTTTGGCATCTTTCATATCATTCGAATTatatacattttgtttttttaaaatgtcaaccCCACTGAAAATAGATCGAGTCCTTTCAGCCCATTCATCTCAGTGTCCCTGGGTCGCATCTATGTGAGTCTATTGCCGCGCTTTGCTGTTATTCTTGATACTTCCACCAGTCACCGCCAAAGTAAGGGTTTCACAAATGCTACACCTAACAGTCAATCTAAACTAACATGACTGGGCATGGACGTTGTTTGCAAATAAActaaatagtaaaaaaaaaataagaaagccTATGAAACCCCACCCTTTAGCCTGTCAGCTTTTCCCAACCAAACCACAAGTGAGTGCTGAATAAACAGACAGCCTGAAAGTTAAATGAAGGCCTTGTCACTCATATAACCTTTGGGTAATGCTCCATGTATTTGTTTCAGTGTATATTTGACTGCACTTACATTACCCTGAAgatttagctaaatgctaagaaTATCGCTGCATTAACTGATGCTAACTAATGGTGACCTGATTTACTTTATTCATTCAATCTTTTATTCACAGCTAGCATTCATAACACTCTCTTGGTAATATTTCACCTTTCACCTTCACACAGGAAAAAGCATCCATCTTTATTTCTCACTCTAATAAACTGTTGGAACAGCCTCTGGGTCCCTGTGTTTCAAATGATGAAATTAGCAATGTTGTAAATAATTCAGAGTGTCTCTGAGTGGCTAGAGGAGCTCCACATTGGAGAAAAATAaacctttattttattgtttgagcAGAGTGAACACTGGTCCCACAAATCGCTAAAATTGAAAGATATGCCAGCTGTGCAATGAGAAAGGACGTTTATTAGTAAGAATAAAGTCCGCCAAACTACCTTTTAACTTTACAATACCAGTCCTGAACCAGGAGCTGAAAGGTGCAATCAGATTCTCTCATTTGGGGCCAGGCTTagacaggaagtgtttcatCATCTGCTAATTTGTCCTACATGAACATACTGGGACAGACTCTGACTTAATTAAAAtagtatatatagtatataataTACTATACCGTATGTATACCATACTGTATTTTATACAGGGCAAAGAAAGAGTAGAGTGTTTCACATTATTGCAGCTTGCAGGAATAGTTGATACTTTTGCTTTGCTTCCAGGTAGTCGCTGCTcacagccaagaaatagtctgacACATAATCCCCAATTAGAACTGTTTGGCATTTAGACAGAACTGGATTAGTTGCCTCCCCCTGCTTCATATCGAATGAACAGCAGTAGTATAGATCTTCTCCTCTGAGAAATCAGTAAGGCGAatgtcccaaaatgttgaattatttcTTTCAGCTTCACCATTTTTTTAACCCAGGGGATATTCAGCCTACTTTTCTGAAGCTCTGTTTGAAGTTGTCCGACAGGAAGCAGTAGAGCACCGGGTTGGCGCAGGAGTTGGCGTAGGACAGGATGACGGCAAAGAAGTAGATGCCGGCAGTGGCGCTGGACTCTGGGATGATGACCACCAGATTGACCATGTTGATGATGAAGAACGGCAGCCAGCAGAGTACAAACACCACCACGATGACCACCACCATTCGCGTCACCTTGCGCTCCGAACGCCGACGTTTGGTGAAGCCTGCCCGCACCCCTGAGGACTTCACCTGCAGGAAGAACGCCGAAGATGTCTGAATTGTGACAATGGTGAGAGGGATGAATATGAGAGcgatgatgataatgaagatGACTGGGAGGATGTTGATGATGGAAATGATCATCATGCTGATACAGATTACACATGAGCTTTTTTTAATCAGCctcatgcacacatatgcacctTGATAACGATAAGTAGATAGCAGAGGCAAATGATGAGCAGCGGTCCAAAGAAGCCCACTGTGGCAGTGTAGAGGATGAAGGCTGTGGACCACACGTTCGTTGGCTCTGGCCAGATCATGTTGCAGGAGTTAAATGTGTCCTAAAgggaaatgaaataataaatataataataaataaagaaataatattTAAACATGAAAGGAAACGCCGCAGCAAGTTGAGATTATTAGGCGACAGGTATAAAAATACAGGCAGTAGGAGGCCGACTTTGAGGCCCCCAGGAACTTTTACACTACAAAGCTCTGAAATTATACATCAAGGATTGTTTGGAGAAATGCAAATTAAATGATCTGCTTTGTGGGTTTTAAAGAAGCACATTTTGCATTGTGGACAATATTTCCAGACGTCActgtgttcagaatcagaatcagaaaaagctttattgccaagtacgattttacacataccaggaatttgttttggtgaagttggtgcatgataaatcttctaaaaataagctattaaaaagtaaaaaaaatataacaatataaatatacacagtctgttttttttccagaataaaaagagcagtacagctggcagtgatacagtaaaataacaagGAAATCCAAGCTGAGCTGAGCGTTAATGTTAGTCAGTCACTTTTTTCACCCTACAAGGTCTTTTGGTCCTGTTGTTATCAAATCAGTGGCCTTCAGCAGCACAAGTTTGTCACAAGTTACATTATTCTGCTACCTTTCTTCTGaaagcttttgtgttttctcagaaCTTGCTGCGGTGCTCTTCCTCTGAAGAGCTGCTTCTGCTGAAATGTGGAACTTTTACATCAGTTTGCACGTTTAATAATTTCAGCAACAACTTGCATATTCTTTCTCTCACCACCCTTCAGGTCTACCTACGAGAAATTAAAGAAGACAAAGGTATAATTTCCATACAGTTAACTCTGAAATCTGAAACGAAATCTAAAACGAGTGAAAGTGAGCCAAAAACAGTAAAGTTCTGAGCTGCAAAGCCAAAACAATAACCTGAagaatgctaaaatgctcaggAGAGCTGTGGAGAATTAATGTACAGGGTCAGGAGATTATCAACCCAACTCCCTTATTACTACAAGCACCACCTTTCACTTCATACATTGCCACAGTTTATCCACTGTTGAGAGCATAACAAACTATCAAGCTATGGCTTTTGACTGGACTGAGAAGAAACaaacttttttgggggggagggggcaAATTTGTACTTAAAGACAAAGAGTGGCGAACAGGACTGAGGTTCATACCTGAACATCAGAAAAAATGACCACAGGTAAGACCACCACGAAGGACATGGCCCACACAGCTGCGCTCACCACCTTGGCCACGCGGGGGTGTCTCCATTTGGTGCTGCGGATTGGATGAACTACAGCCAGGTAACGATCGATGGACATCACCGTCAGGCAGAAAATAGACGTGAACTGATTCATAGAGTCTGCCGTCATGACCACGCGGCACAGGAAGGAGCCGAACGGCCAATAGGAGAGCACATTCTGTGTGGTGAGGAAGGGGAGCCCAATGATGTAGAGCTCATCAGCCACAGCCAGGTTCAGGATGTAGATGTTGGTGACCGTCTTCATTTTGGCATAGCGCAGCACCACATATATGGCCAGAGTGTTGCCAGTCAGACCCACCATGAAGACCGTGAGGGAGATGATTGCTGTCATCAGAGTGCTGCTGCCCTGAAAGGGGACACTTTGAGTGGACAGGTTGGAGGAGATGTTGAAGGGGCAGGGGTAGGAAAAGAGGTATGGAGGTGGAGTGGCCGCATAGGAGGAGTTGAGGTCTGATGAAAAGGAAAACCAGTGGATCTGGTCTAGAGGCTCCATTGTGGAGACAAAGGTTTTACCACAGAGTCCAGATGAAGAATTCCTTCTGTTGTTACTGATTTAAGAAGAAAGTCTTTGCTTCTGGTTCCATGTTTACTTTGgaacagagacaggaggagaatcAGCATCCACCACACTTCAAGGTATCACATTAAAACGCGCTTGGACATATAGCTGGTCAAGTCTTGTCTCTTGAATCAAATGTAAGCGTGACACTgagtgtgcgtgagagagagagagactcacaGCATGCAAGTGTGCGCTCTGGCCACAGCTTAGGAGAACACTGAGAATAGAACACAGAGTCGCCTCCGTAATTACGCACCAGAAACCCCTGCTGTTTATTACCTATAAGAGATGTATGATCGTAGTCACCTCTCCGGTTTATTTACACTGATTATTGACGTCTCGCTCTACCTGACTCACCCGCTGTGTCGTGCGTCAAGCGCGAGTACCGCTGGGAACAGTGCCACAACCTTTACGCACGGCCGATCTGTTTAACTACCAGCTCTATAATAATGCCTGAGTTAATTACTGTATTTGCAAGTTATGCCTGCACTACTGGCATCTCAACTCTACGCTCAACGACTTGttgtaaaaacactttgttaAATCACGCGCACACACTGCATTAAAGATTCATTCAGAGATCAAGACAAGAACACGCTTACTTGGCCGAGCAGAGAAAAAGTCTGTGAGTGATCAGATTAAATGAAGTGGAAAACTAAGCTCCTCATTGTCAATCAATCCTCTGATTCTCCAGACCTTCTCCCGTATCGATGGATAGCTTGCGTCCGAGCTCCCGATCGTTcgctgtccgcggtgctgagCACAATGTGTCGGCAGCAGCTCCCcgcttctccttcctccctcaaCTTTCTTCCCACACAGCTCTGTGGCTTGTTTGATGTGAtgtgttgagagagagagagagagagagagagagagagagagagagagagagagagagagagagggagagagagagagagagagggatgaggctCCTCAGTCTGGTCACGGGTGACTTAAGTGAAAGACAAAGAAGGGAGGCGTTACATTTGGAGCCAGTcaaaatgtcaatgtgacaTCAGGGAAGAGGAGCCTCTCCTCTGTGGACACACAGTGTGCGTCCTGTCGCACAAGTGGTTTTCTGCTCCAGCATCAAtgcaactaagtacatttactcaactacaATTGTGCCCATTTTTTTCTAAGCACAATTTTgagataaaaatataaatatgatgCGGTGCTATAGATGAAGCGACCAAAGTTGtctaaatgctgcttacatgttaATGTGCCAGTCGTAAAAATCAAAAATATCAATGATATAATGATATAACACTGACAGGAGAAACTGTGTCTGATGTCAGCTCGTAGAATGTTCACGTACAATTGACTGTCTTCATGTTCTGGTATTATCACTTTGTGTTTGACTTTGATTTAAACGATTATTTTAGCAACAATTAAGAAAATGACCTTTATGATATATCCCCACATATGCTCAGTCATGCCTTAGCTTCTGCAGTAGTGGTTGTAATTTAGACCTGAagtgttgtcttgtttttcagacaCTGAAAGAGTTGAAATGAAAGGTTTTTGGACAGCGTAACATGATTTTGTCAGCCCTCAGGATTTCTACAGGGCAAAATGCGAAATCACACTGATGGGTTTTACAGGGATGCTCTGTCGAAACATAATCTCATCAACAGGCTAAATTTGACaactcatgttttatttatgggCTGGAAGGGTTTTTTTGTTCGCTctacacacactgtcacacacagatgaaatcaGCTCTAAAGGTTGTGCAGGGATTATAGGggagtacacacatacacacacagggcaaGGCATCTGAGTGTAAACCTGTAGCCTCAATATCCCACAGAAAGCTTTAAGTGAATGAGTGTGATTAAGAAAAAATTGAGCATCCAGATTCAATGATAATGCCGACCTCATCTCCGTCCCATAATCTCATATGAGCCTCACAATGAGCATGAACTGTGACACACCTGGAAGGTTCaagtacacacaaacaggacCAGTGAATACACACCAGAGGCACTGAAATACTGTAAGACGCTGAGAATATtatttgaaaatgcaaaatattcaTCATACAACATTACCTTGAACTCGAATTTGAACTTGAATTTATTAACTAATCACACGTAACTCttgttttatgctttttttcacATGAAGCACAAGTCTGACTCAGGAGAACACATCCTTTGAAAACATCACTAATAAATCCAACTGCACACACGGACGAATGGTTTGAAGGTTAAGAATTGTTACTTGTTTGAGCTCCTTGACAGCACAAGCCAACATATAACAAAGCCCTAAAGCCAGACTCATCAAAGAGCCTCTCTCACATGGACACCTGCATATCTTTAACAAAAAGATAGCGTTTTGAGAGGATGCCTCATTTAAGAGTCTAGCTTCATGTCTGCCATCCCAAAGGGCTGTGGTCAAGGTTTGTTTAAGAGCTCCAGTGTCCACATACCTAATGTATACATCCAGAGAAAGCAAAGGAATGtaagcagagacaaagaagaatgAAAAATCTGTCAGCACGGAAAATAAACTTATTTCTTACAAGTTTATAAAGAGAGCagtcagtgctgtgaaaaaatgGGCAGTGGCTTTGGTAAGTCACAGGCTCGCACATTTCAGCTAACACAATGTAAACCTATTCCCAAACCCCCAAATGTAGATGTTCAGAGCCAGGTGTTATACATAATGCGCTTAACTCACGTCACATACATAACATACTTAGCTTGcatcacatacatacataaacatactTATTTGAGCCCAAACCATTATCTTTTCCTCAACCTAACCATGTATTGTTGctgcctaaacttaaccaaactgCCATCCtttcacaaatgtgtgtgtgtgtgtgtgtgtgtgtgtgtgtgtgtgtgtgtgtgtgtgtgtgtgtgtgtgtgtgtgtgtgagagagagagagagagagagagagagagagagagagagagatgtcacGGGGTGTGACAAAAACATCACTGTTTGACTGATAAACTGATAAGGACATTATGGTATCGTATCTACCTGGCCTTGGTGTGTTTCATTTAGTGAAGGACTGGTCATCTGGAAATTGATTCAAAAAATatgagagtgaaaaaaaaaaaaaaagaatccgACCTGTGAGTGTTGCATATACCAAGGCTACCTGCCCCACAGCCAGTTTCCAGAAAATGCGGTTCAGTTGTTAGTCCTGGTTTTGTCGAGGGTTTGATTTAGTCCATCATACATACATGGCAGATGCAGTCCTTACATTGACTTTGCTATCTATCTCATGCTTGAACTAATTATTATGGTTTGTCAAAAGCAAGGTCAAGTTGAAATCTGTTCTGAGGCACCTTCAGACTCCCACAGCTACATGCTGAAACTATCAACCTGCCTACTGGGATAGAGCGGAGCATGGGCCGTGTAACAGGTGaccgtcagctgcctcagctttgtttcctgtgtaaAGTGAGTCTGTGAAGCCCTTTgaggatgctgctgcagtcaagagctaaagaaaagaaataaactgTTATTCTTGTGTTGTCACAAAGTCAAAGAGAAAGGCACAAAAACCAGCTGACTGTGCAAATAAATATGGTCCTGTCTCTCCATTATGACCGTGGTTCTGACCCTGTCAGCTGGTTTGTTGATGATAGAGAtacctctgtgtgcctcttGTGTTTATtcctcaagaaaaaaaaaaaataacatggaaCG
Coding sequences within it:
- the LOC139341831 gene encoding somatostatin-like receptor F_48D10.1 isoform X2, whose product is MEPLDQIHWFSFSSDLNSSYAATPPPYLFSYPCPFNISSNLSTQSVPFQGSSTLMTAIISLTVFMVGLTGNTLAIYVVLRYAKMKTVTNIYILNLAVADELYIIGLPFLTTQNVLSYWPFGSFLCRVVMTADSMNQFTSIFCLTVMSIDRYLAVVHPIRSTKWRHPRVAKVVSAAVWAMSFVVVLPVVIFSDVQDTFNSCNMIWPEPTNVWSTAFILYTATVGFFGPLLIICLCYLLIVIKVKSSGVRAGFTKRRRSERKVTRMVVVIVVVFVLCWLPFFIINMVNLVVIIPESSATAGIYFFAVILSYANSCANPVLYCFLSDNFKQSFRKVLCVRSMRCKASGVDDGDPSAPRTEKTTAHDCVLLSTRNQVYHDPQSSQISPHPPGLSTSHTTADLHRSTLTYLSPSTRPGIRSTTAMKSSCYHCGDMLCTAPCFLYSRSYF
- the LOC139341831 gene encoding somatostatin-like receptor F_48D10.1 isoform X1, with the protein product MEPLDQIHWFSFSSDLNSSYAATPPPYLFSYPCPFNISSNLSTQSVPFQGSSTLMTAIISLTVFMVGLTGNTLAIYVVLRYAKMKTVTNIYILNLAVADELYIIGLPFLTTQNVLSYWPFGSFLCRVVMTADSMNQFTSIFCLTVMSIDRYLAVVHPIRSTKWRHPRVAKVVSAAVWAMSFVVVLPVVIFSDVQDTFNSCNMIWPEPTNVWSTAFILYTATVGFFGPLLIICLCYLLIVIKVKSSGVRAGFTKRRRSERKVTRMVVVIVVVFVLCWLPFFIINMVNLVVIIPESSATAGIYFFAVILSYANSCANPVLYCFLSDNFKQSFRKVLCVRSMRCKASGVDDGDPSAPRTEKTTAHDCVLLSTRNQVYHDPQSSQISPHPPGLSTSHTTADLHRSTLTYLSPSTRPGIRSTTAMVTSTAASVVTSMVTTTELPTITALTTPPHLHL